In the Pan paniscus chromosome 19, NHGRI_mPanPan1-v2.0_pri, whole genome shotgun sequence genome, GCATCGAGATCGAGTCGCGCCTGGGGGGCACAGGTGAGGCTCGCAGAACACCTGCTGAGTCAGTCTGTGCTCTGAATCCCAGCTCTCCCGCTTTCTAGTTCTGACATTGGCTGCTTTATGTAAAGTGCccgcagtgcctggcacatggtaaaatGTCCGGCCAACATGAGTTCCCTTCCATAGGTCAGGGGGTGTCACAGAGGCCTGTGGGGAAAAACCTATTAGACTGCAATCGTGTAGGGTTGGAGGGGAGGGAGTCCTTTATTGAGTGTTGCGAGGGGCACACAGGCGAGGCCTCCCTCAGGTTCCCTGGAGTTGACCCAGGGTTGGGGAATTGCTTAAGGAGCTACAAATGGGTCTCCAGTGGGATTGATGGGGGACTTGAAGGCGGAGGACCCCTTTGGAGGAACTCCTGACTTCTGCCTATGTTCTCAGTGTaccatttatttatctgttgattTCTTACCAGGTGCCTTTGAGATAGAGATAAATGGACAGCTGGTGTTCTCCAAGCTGGAGAATGGGGGCTTTCCCTATGAGAAAGATGTGAGTATTTACAGCGTTGGGAGGACCTCTTGGTCACCCTACCCCAACAGTGCATCATCCTGTCATTCCACATCTCTGTCCTCTAGCTCATTGAGGCCATCCGAAGAGCCAGTAATGGAGAACCCCTAGAAAAGATCACCAACAGCCGTCCTCCCTGCGTCATCCTTTGACTGCACAGGACTCTGGGTTCCTGCTCTGTTCTGGGGTCCAAACCTTGGTCTCCCTTTGGTCCTGCTGGGAGCTCCCCCTGCCTCTTTCCCCTACTTAGCTCCTTAGCAAAGAGACCCTGGCCTCCACTTTGCCCCTTTGGGTACAAAGAAGGAATAGAAGATTCCGTGGCCTTGGGGGCAGGAGAGAGACACTCTCCATGGACACTTCTCCAGCCACCTCATACCCCCTTCCCAGGGTAAGTGCCCACGAAAGCCCAGTCCACTCTTCACCTCAGTAATACCTGTCTGATGCcacagattttatttattctccCCTAACCCAGGGCAATGTCAGCTATTGGCAGTAAAGTGACGCTACAAACACTAATGCTAACTAGTGTGTGTTTTTATACGTCCAGTCTGGGAATGTGGGGGGCACAGAAGTCCGGTCAGCCCAGCCTTTGTACCGCCAGGGTGGCTGTGCTGGCTGGGTGGGCTTTCTGGACAGCTACTCCTTAGGTCAGTGAGCTCCTCTGGCATAGCCAAGGCAAGGAAAATGAGTCCCACAGTAGACCCTGCCTCGTCTTTCCCCCACCCTACCCGCCACTCTCCTCACTCACAAGGTGGAAATAACCCCATTCTGGTGAGTGGCCTTAGGAATTAGTTCGTTCTAAATAAGAATGATCTGGTCGTCAAAGGGCTCTCAGATCTGAATCCAGCTTCCCGATCTCCCCCAACCCTGAAGCTGGAGAACTGGATGTCTGGCTCCTCATCCAAGCTTTCTGAAGATTCCCAGCCACTCCCTCCAGGAAAAGAGGAATTGAGTGTAAAGTGAGCAGGAAGGGATGGCACAGAGCCACCCCCAGACATAGGCCGGTGCCTAgctgttttccaaaatatatttgcaaGTGGACAAAGTGGGTGTGGAGAAGGACCCCCCACACTTGCCTCCCCATACAACACCCATTCTCCCCCTGggtctttatttcatctttaaaaaaacaaaacaaaaaaagtaaaaactaaacagaagagcACTCTGTACAAAGCCTGGATACTGACACCATTGCTGTTCCTTCCTCATGAGGGGCAGTACTAGGTTTCAGGGACAGTCTCTGAATGGGTCGCTCTTGTTCTTAGACACTCCCTTAGGGCCGCTTCCCCTCTCAGGCCAGCTTCCCTAAGGCTTGCAGTACCCAGGATCTGGAAGGAAAGGGCCAAGCTGGGCTGTGGCATCCACTGGACCCTAGAGTCTCATTGGGCAGGGCCTCAGAATCCACAAAGACTCCCCAGTGCTGTTCCTCTTCCAACGAGGCTGGACCCCTTCCAGCCATCTGGGAACTCAAGCAGGAAGGAAGGTTCCTTAGGACAGGTTCCTGGCATGGCAGGTTCCCCTGGAAGTGGTCGGAGGGCCCTCCCGCCTCTTGATGCCAGCAGAAGTCAGGCCTTCCCTGCTCCCTGAGGACACATCAGGGCTTCTGCGGACTTGGCCTTCTGGTTCACACTGGCACGTCCAGACCCAGGTACTCTGGGTTCTCTGCCGTAGGTGTCCCTTTGAAGGTGCTGGGTGGAGCCCCCCGCTCTGGTGGGTCCTGGTCCCAGTAATAGAGGTTG is a window encoding:
- the MIEN1 gene encoding migration and invasion enhancer 1 isoform X1; this encodes MSGEPGQTSVAPPPEEVEPGSGVRIVVEYCEPCGFEATYLELASAVKEQYPGIEIESRLGGTGAFEIEINGQLVFSKLENGGFPYEKDVSIYSVGRTSWSPYPNSASSCHSTSLSSSSLRPSEEPVMENP
- the MIEN1 gene encoding migration and invasion enhancer 1 isoform X2, coding for MSGEPGQTSVAPPPEEVEPGSGVRIVVEYCEPCGFEATYLELASAVKEQYPGIEIESRLGGTGAFEIEINGQLVFSKLENGGFPYEKDLIEAIRRASNGEPLEKITNSRPPCVIL